In the genome of Ensifer adhaerens, one region contains:
- a CDS encoding EamA-like transporter family protein has translation MTDIAVTAPPVSDRTKGLIYGFLGVLVFSGSLPATRAAVADFDPVFVTGARAVIAGVLGAALLFALKAKPPERRDLLPLLGVTMGVVVVWPLMIAFSLQLVPSAHGTMFIGLLPLMTAIFGVLRGGERPKPRFWLFAVAGSALVVCYAFISNGLALSLPDLFMLIGVTVCGYGYAEGAQLTRRLGGWQAISWALVLGMPLMLALSFFYAPADFHAVHESSWLGLIYAGLMAMLVGFIFWYRGLALGGTASVGLLQLTQPFFSFVIASLFLGEAISGAMIAITVAVVACVVAARRSA, from the coding sequence ATGACCGATATCGCCGTCACCGCACCGCCCGTCAGCGACAGGACCAAGGGCCTGATCTATGGCTTTCTGGGTGTTCTCGTGTTTTCCGGTTCGCTGCCGGCGACGCGCGCGGCAGTGGCCGATTTCGATCCGGTCTTCGTTACTGGCGCGCGCGCCGTGATTGCCGGCGTTCTGGGGGCGGCGTTGCTTTTCGCGCTGAAGGCGAAGCCGCCGGAAAGGCGCGATCTCCTGCCGCTCCTCGGCGTCACGATGGGCGTCGTCGTCGTGTGGCCGCTGATGATCGCCTTTTCGCTGCAACTCGTGCCCTCGGCGCACGGGACGATGTTCATCGGCCTATTGCCGTTGATGACCGCTATTTTTGGCGTGCTACGCGGCGGCGAGCGGCCGAAGCCGCGCTTCTGGCTTTTCGCGGTGGCGGGCAGCGCGCTGGTGGTTTGCTATGCCTTCATTTCCAATGGGCTGGCGCTGTCCCTGCCCGATCTCTTCATGTTGATCGGCGTGACGGTCTGTGGATATGGCTATGCGGAGGGCGCGCAGCTGACGCGGCGGCTGGGCGGCTGGCAGGCGATTTCCTGGGCGCTGGTGCTCGGCATGCCGCTGATGCTGGCGCTTTCGTTTTTCTATGCGCCGGCGGATTTTCATGCTGTTCACGAGTCCTCGTGGCTGGGGCTGATCTATGCCGGGCTGATGGCCATGCTGGTCGGCTTCATCTTCTGGTATCGCGGGCTGGCGCTCGGCGGCACGGCCTCTGTGGGCCTGCTGCAACTGACGCAGCCCTTCTTTTCCTTCGTCATCGCTTCGCTTTTTCTCGGAGAAGCGATTTCCGGCGCGATGATTGCGATTACCGTCGCAGTGGTGGCTTGCGTGGTCGCGGCAAGACGCAGCGCCTGA
- a CDS encoding NAD(P)H-dependent FMN reductase has product MTKLIGISGSLRKGSLNSALLRAATGLMPEGAELEIGTIRGIPLYDGDVEAESGIPEAVTTLKEKIIAADGLLLVTPEYNNSIPGVFKNAIDWLSRGPGGASIAFRKKPIAIIGASPGGFGTILSQNAWLPIMRTFGADLWMDGRLLVSHADKVFDGEDRLVDDKVREQLGNFLNGFAEHVSGRK; this is encoded by the coding sequence ATGACGAAACTGATCGGCATCTCGGGCAGCCTGCGCAAGGGCTCGCTGAACTCGGCACTTCTGCGCGCCGCCACCGGCCTGATGCCGGAAGGCGCGGAGCTGGAGATCGGCACGATCCGCGGAATCCCTCTTTATGACGGCGATGTCGAAGCCGAAAGCGGCATTCCCGAAGCCGTCACCACGCTGAAGGAGAAGATCATCGCCGCCGACGGCCTGCTTCTCGTCACGCCCGAATACAACAACTCCATCCCCGGCGTCTTCAAGAATGCCATCGACTGGCTTTCCCGTGGCCCCGGCGGCGCCAGCATCGCATTCCGCAAGAAGCCCATCGCCATCATCGGCGCCTCGCCGGGCGGCTTCGGCACCATCCTCTCCCAGAACGCCTGGCTCCCCATCATGCGCACCTTCGGCGCAGACTTGTGGATGGATGGCCGGTTGCTCGTGTCGCATGCGGACAAGGTGTTCGACGGGGAGGACAGGCTGGTGGACGACAAGGTGAGGGAACAGCTCGGCAACTTCCTGAATGGGTTCGCGGAGCATGTCTCGGGGCGGAAGTAA
- a CDS encoding Pimeloyl-ACP methyl ester carboxylesterase — translation MADEKPQFLTVGVGSAAREIAWRLSDGPRDKPLLVWLGGYRSDMKGTKAVELESFARDKGLACLRLDYSGHGESGGEFRDGTISRWLEEALAVIAHAGFKRLILIGSSMGGWIALRAVAELRKRETATVEGMVLIAPAPDFTMDLVEPSLGEAERRSLAEKGYFEEHSEYSPEPNIFTAKLMEDGKANQVLTGIIETGCPVHILQGMNDADVPWRHAMKLVEHLPADDVVISLVKDGDHRLSRPEDLALMRRALEALLPGDHG, via the coding sequence ATGGCCGATGAAAAACCTCAATTCCTAACTGTTGGCGTGGGCAGCGCGGCCCGCGAGATCGCCTGGCGGCTGAGCGACGGCCCCAGGGACAAGCCGCTGCTCGTGTGGCTCGGCGGCTACCGCTCCGACATGAAGGGGACGAAGGCGGTGGAGCTCGAAAGTTTCGCCCGCGACAAGGGTCTTGCCTGCCTGCGGCTCGACTATTCCGGCCATGGCGAGTCCGGCGGCGAGTTCCGCGACGGAACGATCTCGCGCTGGCTGGAAGAGGCGCTGGCGGTCATCGCACATGCCGGTTTCAAGCGCCTCATCCTCATCGGCTCCTCCATGGGCGGCTGGATTGCGCTGCGCGCGGTGGCTGAATTGCGGAAGCGCGAGACGGCGACCGTCGAAGGCATGGTGCTGATCGCGCCCGCACCGGACTTCACCATGGACCTCGTGGAGCCGTCACTGGGCGAGGCGGAGCGCAGGAGCCTCGCCGAGAAAGGCTATTTCGAGGAACATTCGGAATACTCGCCTGAGCCGAACATCTTCACGGCCAAGCTGATGGAAGACGGCAAGGCGAACCAGGTTCTCACCGGGATCATCGAGACCGGATGCCCTGTGCATATTTTGCAGGGCATGAACGATGCGGACGTGCCGTGGCGGCATGCGATGAAGCTGGTCGAGCATCTGCCGGCCGACGATGTCGTCATCAGTCTCGTGAAGGATGGCGACCACCGCCTGTCGCGACCGGAGGATCTGGCTCTGATGCGCCGGGCCCTGGAAGCGCTGCTGCCGGGCGATCATGGTTAA
- a CDS encoding translation initiation factor IF-3 has protein sequence MKAHIAADTNPRARFRKQFEENTTIRRPFKADAPVKDGPRANREIRLPRIQLINEEGENLGIVPTDEALKMAEEAGLDLVEISPNSEPPVCKILDLGKLKYANQKKAAEARKKQKIVEIKEIKMRPNIDTHDYEVKMKAMNRFFEEGDKVKVTLRFRGREMAHMELGMKLLMQVKEDTVEIAKVEAEPKLEGRQMMMVLAPK, from the coding sequence GTGAAAGCACACATTGCAGCGGACACAAATCCCCGCGCACGTTTTCGGAAACAATTTGAGGAGAATACGACCATTCGCAGACCATTCAAAGCCGACGCCCCCGTAAAGGACGGGCCTCGCGCCAACCGGGAAATTCGCCTGCCCCGCATTCAGCTCATCAATGAAGAAGGCGAGAACCTGGGCATCGTGCCCACGGACGAGGCGTTGAAGATGGCAGAGGAGGCGGGGCTTGATCTCGTCGAAATCTCGCCGAATTCTGAACCGCCGGTCTGCAAGATCCTCGACCTCGGCAAGCTGAAATACGCCAACCAAAAGAAGGCGGCCGAAGCGCGCAAGAAGCAGAAGATCGTCGAGATCAAGGAAATCAAGATGCGCCCCAACATCGACACCCATGACTATGAGGTGAAGATGAAGGCCATGAACCGCTTCTTCGAAGAAGGCGACAAGGTCAAGGTGACCCTGCGTTTCCGCGGTCGCGAAATGGCGCATATGGAACTCGGCATGAAGCTGCTCATGCAGGTCAAGGAAGACACTGTCGAGATCGCCAAGGTCGAAGCCGAGCCGAAGCTCGAAGGCCGCCAGATGATGATGGTTCTCGCTCCTAAGTGA
- a CDS encoding NAD(P) transhydrogenase subunit alpha, with the protein MLIGSPRERLEGEARVAMTPDSATQLQKLGYQCVIESGAGKLAGFSDDLYRAAGVTVVDTADALYAQADVIAKVRPPLADEVSKLSSGKTLISFFYPAQNKDLLEQAKGTGANVIAMDMVPRISRAQKMDALSSMANIAGYRAVIEAGNNFGRFFTGQVTAAGKIPPAKVLVIGAGVAGLAAVGTSVSLGAITYAFDVRPEVAEQIESMGANFVFLDFAGPAQDGAATGGYAAPSSPEFREAQLKKFREIAPDIDIVISTALIPGRDAPKLWLADMVAMMKPGSVIVDLAAERGGNCDLTVPDQKIVSDNGVTIVGYTDFPSRMAAQSSTLYSTNIRHMMTDLTPKKDGALFHNMEDDVIRGATVTYQGEITFPPPPPKIQAIAAQKPKEKAKELTPEEKRAAEAAAFKAQTKQQVGLLVVGGALILLAGLFAPASFMSHFIVFVLSCFVGFQVIWNVSHSLHTPLMAVTNAISSIIILGALMQIGSGSWLVALLGAVSVFMAGINIFGGFMVTRRMLAMFQKS; encoded by the coding sequence ATGTTGATTGGTTCGCCACGGGAACGGCTTGAGGGAGAGGCGCGCGTCGCGATGACGCCGGACAGCGCCACCCAGCTGCAGAAACTCGGATATCAATGCGTGATCGAAAGCGGCGCGGGCAAGCTCGCGGGCTTTTCCGACGATCTCTATCGCGCCGCCGGCGTGACGGTGGTCGACACGGCCGATGCGCTTTATGCGCAGGCCGATGTCATCGCCAAGGTGCGCCCGCCGCTCGCAGATGAAGTGTCGAAGCTTTCGTCCGGCAAGACGCTGATCTCCTTCTTCTATCCCGCGCAGAACAAGGACCTGCTGGAGCAGGCCAAGGGCACGGGCGCGAATGTGATCGCCATGGACATGGTGCCGCGCATTTCGCGCGCACAGAAGATGGATGCACTCTCTTCCATGGCCAATATCGCCGGCTATCGCGCGGTGATCGAGGCGGGCAACAATTTCGGCCGCTTCTTCACCGGCCAGGTGACAGCTGCCGGCAAGATCCCGCCGGCCAAGGTTCTGGTCATTGGCGCCGGCGTTGCCGGTCTTGCCGCTGTCGGCACGTCCGTGTCGCTCGGCGCGATCACCTATGCCTTCGACGTTCGCCCGGAAGTGGCCGAGCAGATCGAATCCATGGGCGCGAATTTCGTGTTCCTCGACTTTGCAGGCCCCGCACAGGATGGCGCGGCGACGGGTGGCTATGCAGCTCCCTCCTCCCCGGAATTCCGCGAGGCGCAGCTGAAGAAGTTCCGCGAGATCGCTCCTGACATCGACATCGTCATCTCGACAGCGCTGATCCCCGGCCGCGATGCGCCTAAGCTCTGGCTGGCAGACATGGTCGCGATGATGAAGCCGGGCTCCGTCATCGTCGACCTTGCGGCCGAGCGCGGCGGCAATTGTGACCTGACGGTTCCGGACCAGAAGATCGTCTCCGATAATGGCGTGACCATCGTCGGCTACACGGACTTCCCGAGCCGCATGGCCGCGCAATCCTCGACGCTCTATTCGACCAACATCCGCCACATGATGACGGACCTGACGCCGAAGAAGGATGGCGCGCTCTTCCACAATATGGAAGACGACGTGATCCGTGGCGCAACCGTCACCTATCAGGGCGAGATAACCTTCCCGCCGCCGCCACCGAAGATCCAGGCGATCGCGGCGCAGAAGCCGAAGGAAAAGGCCAAGGAACTGACGCCGGAAGAAAAGCGCGCAGCGGAAGCTGCCGCCTTCAAGGCGCAGACGAAGCAGCAGGTGGGCCTTTTGGTCGTCGGCGGAGCGCTGATCCTGCTCGCCGGGCTTTTCGCGCCGGCCAGCTTCATGTCGCATTTCATCGTCTTCGTGCTCTCCTGCTTCGTCGGCTTCCAGGTCATCTGGAACGTGTCGCATTCGCTGCACACGCCGCTGATGGCCGTGACCAACGCGATCTCCTCCATCATCATCCTCGGCGCGCTGATGCAGATCGGCTCCGGGAGCTGGCTGGTTGCCTTGCTTGGCGCCGTCTCCGTCTTCATGGCGGGGATCAACATTTTCGGTGGCTTCATGGTCACCCGGCGCATGCTCGCCATGTTCCAGAAGTCTTAA
- a CDS encoding Rubrerythrin: MIRLFERSKKREFSSLSEAEILALAISSEEDDARIYLAYADKLRAQYPQSAKVFDDMADVENTHRRMLIDMFESRFGKRIPLIRREHVRGFYERSPDWLMETKSLDDMRDEAERMEQGAYRFYLEAQKQAQDTGIRKLLGDLAIAEQGHSDVASMLEDRHLPEDAREEENETARRQFVLTYVQPGLAGLMDGSVSTLAPIFAAAFATQDTTQTFLVGLSASVGAGISMGFTEAAHDDGKLSGRGSPIKRGLASGIMTALGGLGHTLPYLIPNFLTATITAIAIVFFELWAIAFIQNKYMDTPFLRAALQVVVGGGLVLAAGILIGNA; this comes from the coding sequence ATGATCCGACTCTTTGAGCGCTCGAAGAAGCGCGAATTCTCCAGCCTGAGCGAAGCCGAAATTCTGGCGCTGGCCATCTCGTCCGAAGAGGACGATGCGCGCATCTATCTCGCCTATGCCGACAAGCTCAGGGCGCAATATCCGCAATCGGCCAAGGTGTTCGACGACATGGCGGATGTGGAAAACACCCATCGCCGTATGTTGATCGACATGTTCGAAAGCCGCTTCGGCAAGCGCATTCCGCTCATCCGCCGGGAACACGTGCGTGGCTTCTACGAGCGTTCTCCGGATTGGCTGATGGAGACGAAGTCACTGGACGACATGCGCGACGAAGCCGAGCGCATGGAGCAGGGGGCCTATCGCTTCTATCTCGAGGCGCAGAAACAGGCGCAGGACACCGGGATCCGCAAGCTGCTGGGCGATCTGGCGATTGCCGAACAGGGCCACAGCGATGTCGCCTCCATGTTGGAAGACAGGCACCTGCCGGAAGACGCGCGCGAGGAGGAAAATGAAACCGCCCGCCGTCAATTCGTGCTGACCTATGTCCAGCCCGGGCTTGCCGGTCTCATGGACGGTTCCGTTTCCACGCTCGCCCCGATCTTCGCGGCGGCCTTCGCCACGCAGGACACCACGCAGACCTTCCTCGTCGGCCTCTCTGCGTCGGTCGGTGCGGGCATTTCCATGGGCTTCACGGAAGCCGCCCATGATGACGGCAAGCTCTCTGGTCGCGGTTCGCCGATCAAGCGTGGCCTCGCCTCGGGCATCATGACGGCGCTTGGCGGCCTCGGCCACACGCTGCCCTACCTGATCCCGAACTTCCTGACGGCGACGATTACGGCCATTGCCATCGTGTTCTTCGAACTCTGGGCGATTGCCTTCATTCAGAACAAATATATGGACACGCCCTTCCTGCGCGCGGCTCTTCAAGTCGTCGTCGGCGGCGGGCTGGTTCTGGCCGCCGGTATCCTGATCGGCAACGCTTAA
- a CDS encoding Helix-turn-helix: MENSKDELEKNIGQSLKALRVQRAMTLDQLASASGVSRAMISKIERGEASPTAVLLARLLGPLKETLSGFFASASETPSPMRRLAEQPVWRDPETGYVRRAVSPPGFAIATDLVDVALPGGARAIMPPVLSEPPHMQYVWLLEGWLIMECDGARYELHAGDCLYMTLAQGTVFENPGSEPCRYAVILRRN, translated from the coding sequence ATGGAAAATTCGAAGGACGAACTCGAGAAGAATATCGGCCAGTCGCTGAAGGCGCTCAGGGTGCAGCGAGCGATGACGCTGGACCAGTTGGCCTCCGCCTCGGGCGTCAGCCGGGCGATGATCTCGAAAATCGAGCGCGGCGAAGCCAGTCCGACTGCGGTGTTGCTGGCGCGGCTTTTGGGGCCTCTCAAGGAGACCCTGTCGGGTTTCTTTGCGAGCGCGTCTGAAACGCCTTCCCCCATGAGACGGCTCGCCGAGCAGCCGGTTTGGCGCGATCCCGAGACTGGCTATGTGCGCCGTGCGGTGTCGCCGCCGGGCTTTGCCATCGCCACGGATCTGGTCGATGTGGCGCTGCCGGGCGGTGCGCGCGCCATCATGCCGCCGGTCCTCTCCGAACCGCCGCACATGCAATATGTCTGGCTGCTGGAGGGTTGGCTGATCATGGAATGCGACGGCGCACGCTACGAGTTGCATGCGGGCGACTGTCTGTACATGACGCTCGCGCAAGGAACCGTCTTCGAAAACCCGGGCAGCGAGCCCTGCCGCTATGCGGTGATCCTGCGAAGGAACTGA
- a CDS encoding Acetyltransferase (GNAT) family protein, producing MTDTRNLDKAATLAALADLAELFAETVRGGASMGYMLPFPHEEAEAYWRGVAEAVGRGEIVLFAIRHAGRIAGSVQLGVAMPPNQPHRADIKKLMVHPAARGRGFSRRLMEAAETEAAARGRTLLVLDTATGEPAEKIYRHLGWSEAGVIPGYALFPDGRPCDTTFYYKTLDSMI from the coding sequence ATGACCGACACTCGCAATCTCGACAAGGCCGCAACCCTTGCGGCTCTGGCGGACCTCGCCGAACTCTTTGCAGAGACCGTGCGCGGCGGGGCGTCCATGGGCTACATGCTGCCCTTTCCGCACGAGGAGGCGGAAGCCTATTGGCGCGGCGTGGCCGAAGCCGTGGGCCGAGGGGAGATCGTGTTGTTTGCCATTCGGCATGCCGGGCGTATTGCGGGTTCCGTGCAGCTGGGCGTTGCCATGCCGCCCAACCAGCCGCATCGCGCCGATATCAAGAAGCTGATGGTGCATCCGGCTGCACGCGGGCGCGGATTTTCGCGACGACTGATGGAGGCGGCGGAAACCGAGGCAGCGGCGCGCGGACGAACCCTGCTGGTGTTGGACACGGCGACTGGAGAGCCGGCCGAGAAAATATACCGGCATCTCGGCTGGTCAGAAGCCGGCGTCATTCCAGGCTACGCACTCTTCCCGGATGGTCGCCCTTGCGACACGACCTTTTATTATAAGACGTTGGACTCCATGATATAA
- a CDS encoding NAD(P) transhydrogenase subunit beta has protein sequence MEYGFTTAAYVVAAVLFIQSLGGLSGQESAKRAVWYGIVGMALAILATLYGPGAGNWLISLVMIVIGGAIGWVVAQRVQMTEMPQLVAAMHSLVGLAAVLIGFNTHIELIRIAGMDEATRHTLTGFAAVIAHKSPVEINILRVETFLGIFIGAVTFTGSIIAFGKLAGKVDGKAKKLPGGHVLNAAAAIISLVMLFVYLSSGSTLAIVIMTLAALFIGYHLIMGIGGADMPVVVSMLNSYSGWAAAAIGFSLSNDLLIVVGALVGSSGAILSYIMCKAMNRSFVSVILGGFGGTTGPAMAVEGEQIAIDTEGVAAALNDADSVIIVPGYGMAVAQAQGAVSELTRKLRAAGKEVRFAIHPVAGRLPGHMNVLLAEAKVPYDIVLEMDEINEDFPNTDVVIVIGSNDIVNPAAQEDPNSPIAGMPVLEVWKAKQVFVSKRGQGTGYSGIENPLFYKDNTRMYYGDAKDSINKLLPLIN, from the coding sequence ATGGAATACGGATTTACCACGGCGGCCTATGTGGTCGCGGCCGTCCTTTTCATTCAGTCGCTGGGCGGACTTTCGGGCCAGGAAAGCGCCAAGCGCGCGGTCTGGTACGGCATTGTCGGCATGGCGCTCGCGATTCTCGCGACGCTCTATGGTCCGGGCGCGGGCAACTGGCTGATTTCGCTGGTCATGATCGTCATCGGCGGCGCGATCGGCTGGGTCGTCGCCCAGCGCGTGCAGATGACCGAAATGCCGCAGCTGGTTGCGGCCATGCATTCGCTCGTCGGTCTTGCAGCCGTTCTGATCGGCTTCAACACGCATATCGAGCTTATCCGCATCGCGGGCATGGATGAGGCCACGCGCCATACGCTCACCGGCTTTGCCGCCGTTATCGCGCACAAGAGCCCGGTCGAGATCAACATCCTGCGTGTCGAGACTTTCCTCGGCATCTTCATCGGTGCCGTGACCTTCACGGGCTCGATCATCGCCTTCGGCAAGCTCGCCGGCAAGGTGGATGGCAAGGCGAAGAAGCTGCCGGGCGGCCATGTGCTGAACGCTGCGGCGGCGATCATCTCGCTCGTCATGCTCTTCGTCTATCTCTCGTCCGGCTCGACGCTCGCCATCGTCATCATGACGCTGGCTGCCCTCTTCATCGGCTATCACCTGATCATGGGCATCGGCGGCGCCGACATGCCGGTCGTGGTCTCGATGCTGAACTCCTATTCGGGCTGGGCGGCAGCCGCCATCGGCTTCTCGCTATCGAACGACCTACTGATCGTCGTCGGCGCGCTGGTCGGTTCCTCGGGTGCGATCCTCTCCTACATCATGTGCAAGGCGATGAACCGCTCCTTCGTCTCCGTCATCCTCGGCGGCTTTGGCGGAACGACGGGTCCGGCCATGGCGGTCGAAGGCGAGCAAATCGCCATCGACACGGAAGGTGTCGCGGCAGCGCTCAACGATGCGGATTCGGTTATCATCGTCCCTGGCTACGGCATGGCCGTGGCGCAGGCGCAAGGGGCGGTTTCCGAACTCACCCGCAAGCTGCGCGCCGCCGGCAAGGAAGTGCGCTTCGCGATCCATCCGGTCGCCGGCCGTCTTCCCGGCCACATGAACGTGCTGCTCGCCGAAGCCAAGGTGCCGTATGACATCGTTCTGGAAATGGACGAGATCAACGAGGACTTCCCGAACACGGACGTCGTCATCGTCATCGGCTCCAACGACATCGTCAACCCGGCCGCCCAGGAAGACCCGAACTCCCCGATCGCCGGGATGCCGGTTCTGGAAGTGTGGAAGGCCAAGCAGGTCTTCGTCTCCAAGCGCGGCCAGGGCACGGGTTACTCGGGCATCGAGAACCCGCTGTTCTACAAGGACAATACGCGGATGTATTACGGCGACGCCAAGGACTCGATCAACAAGCTGCTGCCGTTGATCAATTGA
- a CDS encoding Predicted transglutaminase-like cysteine proteinase — MAFRLGFAFFALAMTVATAADAVGVAPAVMRTGAVTSQPIGHYEFCQSHQDECSVKSSDQTAPKLTSFGWQTIRDINYHVNSTIVPMTDMELYGRDEVWAYPVDAGDCEDFVLLKRKLLIEKGFPVNTLLITVVRKPDGEGHAVLTVRTSQGDYILDNLDNEVKLWTDTPYHYLKRQSTANSGQWVTIENGSDVLVGSLRK; from the coding sequence ATGGCATTCAGGCTCGGTTTTGCGTTTTTCGCCCTGGCAATGACGGTTGCGACGGCTGCCGATGCAGTTGGCGTTGCACCCGCCGTGATGCGCACCGGCGCCGTCACCTCGCAGCCGATCGGCCACTATGAATTCTGCCAGAGCCATCAGGACGAGTGCAGCGTTAAGTCATCCGACCAGACGGCACCGAAGCTGACCAGCTTCGGCTGGCAGACGATCCGCGACATCAATTATCACGTGAATTCGACCATCGTGCCGATGACCGACATGGAGCTGTACGGCCGCGACGAAGTCTGGGCCTATCCGGTCGATGCAGGGGATTGCGAGGATTTCGTTCTGCTCAAGCGCAAGCTGCTGATCGAGAAGGGTTTCCCGGTCAATACGCTGCTGATCACCGTCGTGCGCAAGCCGGATGGCGAAGGCCATGCGGTTCTGACCGTGCGCACGTCGCAGGGTGACTATATTCTCGACAATCTCGACAATGAAGTGAAGCTCTGGACGGATACGCCCTACCATTATCTCAAGCGTCAATCGACGGCCAATTCCGGCCAGTGGGTGACGATCGAGAATGGCAGCGACGTTCTCGTGGGTTCGCTGCGGAAGTGA
- a CDS encoding DNA-binding transcriptional regulator, MocR family, contains an aminotransferase domain produces MASGQCEKVMTLIRERISARTLLPGEKLPSVRSLAATTGISKSTVVEAYDRLAASGLIEPRRGAGFYVGSQPVPHSLKTAAPPVERAVDPLWMSRQALEPRPGMLSPGCGWLPESWMPQEIIAKALRNLARTGGAGLTDYSEPKGFAPLRQLIARRLAAREITTGPEEILLADSASSALDLVLRFLTEPGDTILVDDPCYFNFLAGLRANRLRIVSVPFGPGGPDVEAFAHLVETEHPRLYLTNAGLHNPTGWKLSAVTAHKVLKLAERHDLLIIEDDIFGDLEGDPAPRYAAMDGLERVIVIGSFSKTLSAAFRTGYVALRSDWVEDFTDFRIASRFGGNQMAEALVHAVLSDSAYRRHLDGLRNRLMASGDAVARELQALGFDLLNPALGGFFLWCRLPEGLEATALSKAALAQGLVLAPGNVFSHAGSASSLMRFNVAQCDNDQVFKLLNQALTELHKK; encoded by the coding sequence ATGGCGTCGGGACAATGCGAAAAGGTGATGACCCTCATCCGCGAGCGGATTTCCGCCCGTACGCTGCTGCCGGGCGAGAAGCTGCCTTCCGTGCGCAGCCTCGCCGCGACCACCGGCATCTCCAAGTCGACCGTGGTCGAGGCCTATGACCGGCTGGCGGCGAGCGGCCTCATCGAACCGCGGCGCGGCGCGGGCTTCTATGTCGGCAGCCAGCCGGTTCCGCATTCGCTGAAGACCGCAGCGCCGCCCGTCGAGCGCGCCGTCGATCCGCTCTGGATGTCGCGCCAGGCGCTGGAGCCGCGCCCCGGCATGCTCTCGCCCGGCTGCGGCTGGCTGCCGGAAAGCTGGATGCCGCAGGAAATCATCGCCAAGGCGCTGCGCAATCTCGCCCGGACCGGCGGCGCGGGGCTCACCGACTATTCCGAGCCGAAAGGTTTCGCGCCGCTGCGCCAGCTCATCGCTCGGCGTCTGGCGGCGCGCGAGATCACGACGGGGCCGGAGGAGATCCTGCTCGCCGATTCCGCCTCCTCGGCGCTCGACCTCGTTCTGCGCTTCCTGACCGAACCGGGCGATACGATCCTCGTCGACGATCCCTGCTATTTCAATTTCCTTGCGGGGCTGCGGGCCAACCGTCTCCGCATCGTCTCCGTCCCCTTCGGCCCAGGCGGGCCGGATGTCGAAGCCTTCGCCCATCTCGTCGAAACCGAGCATCCGCGGCTCTATCTCACCAATGCCGGCCTGCATAACCCGACCGGCTGGAAGCTTTCAGCCGTCACGGCCCACAAGGTGCTGAAGCTCGCCGAGCGCCACGATCTGCTGATCATCGAGGACGATATCTTCGGCGATCTGGAAGGCGATCCCGCGCCCCGCTATGCCGCCATGGACGGGCTGGAACGCGTCATCGTCATCGGCAGCTTCTCAAAGACGCTGTCCGCCGCCTTCCGCACCGGCTATGTGGCGCTCAGGTCCGATTGGGTGGAGGATTTCACCGATTTCCGCATCGCCAGCCGCTTCGGCGGCAACCAGATGGCCGAAGCGCTGGTCCATGCCGTGCTCTCCGACAGCGCCTATCGGCGTCATCTCGACGGCTTGCGCAACCGCTTGATGGCAAGCGGTGACGCGGTGGCGCGCGAACTTCAGGCGCTGGGATTCGATCTGCTCAATCCGGCGCTCGGCGGCTTCTTCCTCTGGTGCCGTTTGCCGGAGGGGCTGGAGGCAACGGCGCTATCGAAAGCGGCGCTGGCTCAGGGCCTTGTGCTCGCCCCCGGCAATGTCTTCAGCCATGCCGGTAGCGCTTCAAGCCTCATGCGCTTCAACGTCGCGCAATGCGATAATGATCAGGTTTTCAAGCTGCTAAATCAAGCGCTGACCGAGCTGCACAAAAAGTGA